The nucleotide window TCCGGCAACTGGATCAGCAAGGCCTTTGACTGGCTCAAAGAGAAAATCATCGAGATCAAGAACGCGATCGTCCGCGTCATCAGAGCGGCACGTGACGCGGTCGTCGGTTTCATCAGGAACTTCAAGGCCACGGTCGAACGCTGGATCAACGAGGCGCGCAAGTTCATAGTCGACGCGATCAAGAACCTGATCGACGATCTGATCGAGTTCGCGAAGGCTTTGGTCCGCGGGATCATCGAACTGGCCGCTCGCATCCGGAAGTTCATCAGCGATCTCATCTCGGCGGCGATCGCCCTGGTGAACCGGCTGGCGAAGATGCTGAAGCAGATCGTCACGGATCTGCTGAACGCCATCGGGAAACTGCTGGGCAGCATCCTCAGCATTCTGCGGAAGATGCTTCTCGATGTGGTCAAGGCCGTGGTCGCGGCGGTGAAGACGGTCCTGGAGTACGCGTCCAAACTGCTCAGCGCACTCGGCGAGTTCATGATGATCGCCGTCGACTTCCTCTCCGACCCGGGCGGCTGGCTGAGCGGTGCGAAGAACTCCGCCGTTGACGGGGCGAAGAACCACCTCTTCCGCGAGGTCCAGGCGGCGGTGAAGCAGTGGTTCCAGTCGAAGATCGAGGAGATCATCGGCATTCCAAGGGCGATGATCGACAAACTGATCAAGGGTGGCTTCACCCTGGAGCGGATCGTCAAGGAGACGTGGGACGCGATCGTCCCGCAACTCCCTTTCATCATCGGCGAGATCGTCATCACGAAGGTCATCGCCAAGCTCATCCCCGGAGCGGGCTGGGCGATGGCGGTCATCGACGCCATCCGCACGGCGATCGGCGCCCTCAGCGAGATCCTGCGCGCGATCGGCGCGGTCATCACCTGGCTGCGCGCGGTCCGCCAGGGCGGCGCGGGCGTCCTCTTCGCGAAGGCGGTCGCGGCGGGCATCGTCGCACTACTGGAACTCGCCTACGAGGCGCTGCTGAGCGGCATCGGCAAGTACGTGGCGAAGGTGGGCCGCCGCCTGAAGGGAGTGGCGGCGAATCTGGGCAGGGAGAAGCCGCGCGGGGGCGACGGCAAGACCCCGGCGGGCCAGGACGCGGACGACCGGGGCGACACCGGAAGGCCCCGGCCGACCACGGCGGCCTCCCCGCCCACGGCGAGGCCGAGGCCCGGCGCCGCACCCGTCCCGAAGAAGCCCTCGGGCACGGCCGCCACTCCGAGCAGGCCGACGACGTCCGCACCGAAGAAACCGACGCCCACGGGCCCGGCGAAGCCACCGGCACCGGGCCCGGCCAGGGACGCCACGAGGCCCGGCCCCGCCGCGCCGACGAAGCCCGTGGGCAAGGACAAGAACGGCCGCCCGAAAAACCCGGAGGACGAGAAGCCGGACACCCGCCCGACCCCGTCCCCGAAGCCCAAGCCCCAACCGGCCCCACGCCCGAGGCCGAAACCGGAACCGGACACGGGCCCCCGCTCGAGGACGGACACCCCGGGCAGGCCCAAGGACGACCATGGCCCCACCACACCCAAGCCGGACACCAGAACCCCGGACAGGCCCAAGGACCAGGACTCGGACGCCACGAGGCCAACGGACAAGGATGGTACGCAGGACGGCACGGTTTCCGGGAAGCCCAGGACGGACAAGCCCGGACCCGACAGGCCCAAGTCCGACAAGGACGGCAGTAAGCCCGACAGGTCCGAGGGCGGTGACGCCAGGAAGCCCAAGCACGGCAAGGACGACGTCGGCAGGCCGAGAGGTGGCAAGGAAGGCCCGAGCCGGCCTCGGGGCACCGACAAGCAGGACAAGCGGCGAAGGAGAAACGAGGAGGAGGAATCACCCGCAGCCAAAAAGGCACGTCTGGAGTTGATAGCGGCACGGATACGGGAAATTCTCCGGGAGCGGCTGGACCGGGGAATCACATTCAGCTCCCATAAGGCCCTGCTCGGTAGCCTGCGAAGGCACTACAAGCTGAGCTCCCTCTACAAGGAGGGAGGGGAGAAATTCACTGTCGTGGCCCGCCTCAATCCCTCTGTTCCCGTGATACCTGGATTCAGTACCTACGAAACGGAGATAGATCACAGCAAGCCTGATCCGCCGCTGCCCACCCCGCGCGCTCCGTCGAAGAAGAACAACGTACTGGCCACCGACTTCACTGCCGAGGCCATCAATGAGTCGTGGGCGAACAAGCGCGGCGAGAAGGCGGACAAAGCTCGAAAAGATGAACCCATCGGATTCCGTTATATCAACAAGTATGATCTGAACGCGGACTCCAGCAATTTCTGGGTCCGTCAGCACCTGCTCACGCAGCTCCTCGGAGGCACCGCAGACGGACGGAATCTGGTTCCTGCCAGGAACAGGGTGAATCAAGAATTCAAGAACGAGGTTGAAATCCCGGCCGAGCAGTGGATCCGTGCCGGGAAGAACAAGATTGCCTGGTACGACGTCAAGGTGAACTATCACTCGGGGGAACCCAGGGGGTTCCCGTCGTTTCTCAGAACGGAATGGGGCGCATATTATCCCGACTATGCAAACAATAAATGGGAGAGGGAGAAGTGGCCGCGCGACTACAACGAGAAGTCTGGAGGTGGCCTTGAACTACCGCCGGGTCCCGGAAGTGTGGTTTATGTGAACTATGACTCGGCCCTCCGTATGCAGAACATGCTGAACATCCCGAAGGGGATTGCCGAGGATATCGAGGATGTGGCTGATGTTCACAGCCGTAACATCCCAAGCATGTCCATCCTGCTGGAAGACCTGAAGACACTGCGGAAGATCAAGAGGCGTCGAAGGAAGGGGTGGGACGGGAACATTCGAAAGCTCATCAGGGCTGCCGCGGAGGGGCATCTTACTTTCGACAAGAAGCAATGACTGCAGCACGAACCAGCAAAGGGCCTGCAAATGCGCGAGTACTCCCCGATCGAGTCGGCACTTTATGCCTCATTCGACAACCTACTGGAATCCAGCCTCGTGGAAATAGACTTCGAAAGCGTAGGAGATTTCACGGACCCGTCGGCTGGGAAGCCCGCAGAATTTGACGAGCGGCCTGAGTGGGAGGACGTCATCCTCGCAGGACTCCTTGAGGCGACGCCATGGATCACCGAGCTGGCGTGCAGTTGGAGGTCTGCCAAGCGCAAGAAGACACCGCAAATTCGCGGCGAGTTCCGCGTGCGCAACATCTATGATGCCCTCTTGAAACCTGCACCCGACCTGGCCTGGGAGAAGGCACCCGACGACGAGAAGCGATTGGTGGCGGAATTCCGCACCATTGATGAAACGCCGCGCTCCGGTGCGGGACTGCTGACTGCCATTCGAGTGCAAAAGCATGTCGATCCGCTGCAAATCTGGTACTACGACAAGGACCTGAGTCGCTATCCAGGAAATGCAACGGATTATGTTCCCCTGGACATCGATTACGTCGAATACATGAAGAACCTTGCGGTCACGAAGGGGATCTTCGGATGGCAGTACCTCTTTTCTGATGTCTCCTTGAGTGGCCTGGACAGGCAGGTTGTCGCGAACCTCGAAGCCATGCTCGACATTTTCCCCACGGTCTTCCCCGAGCACGACTACACGCCCCTCCGTGACCGCCTGGAGGCCCGCCGATGACCCGTTACGCCGACATCCCCAGACCCATCCGTTCAGGAATAGTCGTCATCGACCCCGACCGCGGCACGCCCCAGCGCGTCATCGTGCTCCAGTTCAACCCCGACACCCTGGAACGCTCCCTCTCGCCCCAGTCCGCCGGCGGCAGCGGCGACTCCGGCGGCGGGGGAAGCGGGTCCGGGGACCGTAACGAGGCCCTGCGGCTGAAGGGTCCCGCCCAGGAGACCTGGAAGTTCACCGCCGAGATCGACGCCACCGACCAGTTCGAGGTCGCCGCACCCGACGGCATCCACCCCCAGCTCGCCACCCTCGAGATGCTGGTGCAGCCCACGACCCAGCAGCTGCGTGACGCCACCAAGCTCTCCCAGAAGGGGGCCATCGAGATCAGCCCGATCGAGATGCCGCTGACGCTGTTCACCTGGGGGAGTAAGCGCGTCATGCCCGTCCGGCTGACCGAGCTGTCCATCAACGAGTCCGCCTTCGACGTCAACCTCAATCCGATCCGGGCCTCCCTCTCCATCGGGCTGAAGGTCCTCACCGTCAGCGACCTGCCCGCCGGGCACCTGGGCGCCGACTTCTACATGGCCCACCTCGCCCAGAAGGAACGCCTCGCGGCAGCCGCCCGCCGCGGCAGCCTCGGCGGACTCGGCCTCACGGGCTTCGGTACGGGTGCCGGCACGGACATCACTCTGAGCGGAAGGGGCTGAGACAGCGGCCATGGCAGACACCGAGCCCTACGAGAACGCCCTGGACGCCATCCCGGGCGCCCACCCCTACCCCCGCTCCAGCCGCTACCACGACGCCGAGATCGGCGTACATCGACAGGCGGACGGGACCGAAGTCCGATACGTCAAGCGCCGGTTGCTGCCACCGCTCGACCAGCTCGACGACGAGAACCGGTACCACACCGTCAGCAGCGGCGACCGTCCCGACCTCCTCGCCCAGCACTACTTCGGCGACCCCGCCCAGTGGTGGCAGATCGCCGACGCCAACCCCGTACTCGACCCGCGGGAGCTGACCGACGAGGCGGGCACCGTCATCGAGGTGCCGCTCGCCGGCGGCTTCGCGCGTTCCGACCGGGGGAACCGGCGTGTTTGACGTCCCCGTGGGCCAGGGCCCCGTCCACATCACCCTCCGCATGGGACCGAAGCTCACCCGTCCCGTCCCCGCGGAGGTCACCGAGGCGCTGCTCTCCGCGCAGATCACCGCCACCGCCGGCGAACGCAGCGGCTTCCAGCTCGCCTTCGACCTCACCAAGAACGGGCTCATCAACCGCACCCTGCTCCCGGAGGGCTTCTTCGACCCGAAGACCCGCGTCATCGTC belongs to Streptomyces sp. V3I8 and includes:
- a CDS encoding LysM peptidoglycan-binding domain-containing protein — encoded protein: MADTEPYENALDAIPGAHPYPRSSRYHDAEIGVHRQADGTEVRYVKRRLLPPLDQLDDENRYHTVSSGDRPDLLAQHYFGDPAQWWQIADANPVLDPRELTDEAGTVIEVPLAGGFARSDRGNRRV